One genomic window of Williamwhitmania taraxaci includes the following:
- a CDS encoding glycoside hydrolase 100 family protein produces MQTANLLEIEEAKKAALDVLLHNAHGPFHGLPRTAGWGYPEPYTRDLMISILGIAVSGNQKLLDSIRRVLETLAKNQTEHGHITSLVHNKDDRGASDTTPLFLLGVGIFRKAVNEPDFLQEAVEKSLIWMEYQSPSDRYLVAQQPTSDWRDEQWVTGYGLFVNTLVYSYLRMLGRHERADKVRHEMDRFTTSSDSNHRHLYEGLMVKRKPYFAFWSYKIYSSESFDLLGNSIAILSGIASPSRADEMVSWIEQECAAMRKRGELAVDLPPNFFPFIQPEDPDWLPRYKLFNNPGDYHNGGIWPFICGFYVAALVAAKRYTLATEKLVALTHLTKITSNKELGFGFNEWIKAQDGKPMGQDWQTWSAAMYLYAAKSVELKSTPFFDDMRCPLPK; encoded by the coding sequence ATGCAAACAGCAAATTTGTTGGAAATTGAGGAAGCAAAAAAGGCTGCCCTCGACGTATTGCTTCATAATGCTCATGGCCCCTTTCATGGACTTCCCCGCACAGCCGGTTGGGGATATCCGGAGCCATACACCCGCGATTTAATGATTTCCATTTTGGGCATTGCGGTTTCCGGAAATCAAAAGTTACTTGATAGTATTCGGAGAGTATTGGAGACATTGGCGAAAAATCAGACAGAACATGGACATATCACTTCGCTGGTGCACAATAAAGATGATCGTGGGGCGAGCGATACTACTCCACTTTTTTTGCTCGGTGTAGGTATTTTCAGGAAAGCGGTTAATGAGCCTGACTTTCTTCAGGAAGCAGTTGAAAAAAGCCTCATTTGGATGGAATATCAAAGCCCTTCCGATCGGTATCTGGTTGCCCAGCAACCTACCAGCGACTGGCGCGACGAACAATGGGTTACTGGCTATGGCCTGTTTGTAAACACTTTGGTGTATAGTTATCTGAGGATGTTGGGCAGACACGAAAGGGCTGATAAGGTTCGTCATGAAATGGACCGATTTACCACCTCCAGCGACAGCAATCACCGCCATTTGTATGAAGGACTCATGGTAAAACGCAAGCCTTATTTTGCTTTTTGGTCGTATAAAATATACAGTAGCGAAAGTTTCGACCTTCTTGGCAACAGTATAGCCATTCTCTCTGGAATTGCATCACCATCACGTGCCGACGAAATGGTATCTTGGATAGAGCAGGAGTGCGCGGCTATGCGAAAAAGAGGTGAATTGGCAGTCGACCTGCCGCCAAATTTCTTCCCATTTATTCAACCTGAAGATCCAGACTGGTTGCCGCGATACAAACTGTTTAATAATCCCGGAGACTATCACAATGGCGGTATCTGGCCATTTATCTGTGGATTTTATGTGGCCGCTTTGGTTGCCGCCAAAAGATACACGCTTGCTACGGAAAAACTTGTTGCCCTTACTCATCTTACCAAAATAACGAGCAACAAGGAACTCGGTTTTGGATTTAACGAGTGGATAAAAGCTCAGGATGGAAAACCCATGGGACAAGACTGGCAAACCTGGAGCGCTGCCATGTATTTGTATGCTGCAAAAAGTGTTGAACTAAAAAGCACGCCATTTTTCGACGACATGCGCTGCCCGTTACCTAAATAA
- a CDS encoding cation-translocating P-type ATPase, with protein MWFSKSIEDVLKEINVDALSGLSDEEAKVRLKKYGANQLLTKKKKNIFQLFVAQLQEWLIYVLLAAVVITLIMGEYVDATIIILVIITNAVLGVIQEVKAGKAIEALQKMSFPKALVRRNGEVKEVNSHEVVPGDILILDAGRFISADIRLIESANLQIEESALTGESVSADKDAKQVYSDLKTPLGDRINMAFMSTLVTSGRGAGVVVETGMNTEVGKIANIINSEKKEKTPLEIRLDKLGKSLGLFAIGICVLIFVIAIIQGRDLAEMFILSVSLAVAAIPEGLAAIVAVVLSIGVTGMSKRKAVIKKLPAVETLGSVNIICSDKTGTLTQNKMTVKTYFNLEGEIVVERNSKNSATDDAKLLAKAMILNSDATYENSKGTGDPTEIALLLLGDDLGIDRKKLNTQASRASELSFDSDRKLMSTLYQENKEFTVYTKGAIGNLIKISTRVLEKGQVIPITKEHKKRYLDAAEIMSDNALRTLGVGYKPVDSVIEGAEMEKDLILVGLVGMIDPPRPEVKESIQKAKLAGITTIMITGDHKNTAFAIARELGMADSIDQSITGEALDDLSEKELAEKITQYRVFARVSPEHKVKIVHALKSHGNIVSMTGDGVNDAPSLNAADIGVAMGITGTDVAKGASDMILMDDNFATIVSAIEQGRNIYSNIKKAVVFLLTCNLGEVIAMFVTLMMGLAAPLIATQLLWINLITDSFPAIALGMDPGTPDVMKEKPRDAKESFFAGGAGFHIILGGMLIGALTILAFWYGYYEHGFSPFDKSAPVNTVEYARTMAFMVLVLCQMFFSLAVRNSSKSIFQIGIFTNKYLVGAIVLGVLLQLMVIMVPFMQRAFHLQMLDLRGWLIAISLGLVPLFVNEIIKIFIRVRANRIRHTNEKI; from the coding sequence ATGTGGTTTTCCAAATCTATAGAAGACGTCCTTAAGGAAATAAATGTTGATGCATTGTCCGGCCTTTCAGATGAGGAAGCAAAAGTCCGTCTTAAAAAATACGGTGCGAATCAATTGCTTACGAAAAAGAAAAAGAACATCTTCCAACTTTTTGTTGCCCAGCTTCAGGAGTGGCTTATCTATGTTTTATTAGCGGCAGTGGTCATCACCCTGATTATGGGTGAGTATGTCGATGCCACAATCATCATCTTGGTCATAATAACCAATGCTGTTCTTGGCGTTATACAGGAAGTGAAAGCAGGAAAGGCAATTGAGGCGCTTCAGAAAATGTCGTTTCCAAAAGCACTTGTCCGCCGAAACGGCGAGGTGAAAGAAGTAAATTCACACGAAGTTGTTCCCGGTGATATTCTCATTCTTGATGCCGGACGTTTCATCTCCGCTGATATTCGTTTAATCGAGTCTGCCAATCTTCAGATAGAGGAATCGGCGCTCACTGGCGAGTCTGTTTCCGCCGATAAAGATGCAAAACAAGTTTATAGCGACCTTAAAACTCCATTGGGCGACCGTATTAATATGGCGTTTATGTCCACCCTTGTGACCAGTGGGAGAGGAGCTGGCGTTGTGGTAGAAACTGGCATGAATACAGAAGTAGGTAAAATCGCCAATATCATCAATTCCGAAAAAAAGGAGAAAACCCCGTTGGAAATCAGGTTAGATAAACTAGGGAAATCACTTGGATTGTTTGCTATAGGAATATGTGTTCTCATTTTTGTTATTGCAATAATTCAGGGTCGCGATTTGGCCGAAATGTTTATTTTGTCGGTTTCGCTAGCAGTGGCGGCTATTCCCGAAGGGCTTGCAGCCATTGTAGCAGTTGTTCTCTCCATTGGCGTTACGGGCATGTCGAAGCGAAAGGCGGTTATCAAGAAATTACCTGCTGTTGAAACACTTGGTTCGGTCAATATTATCTGTTCCGATAAAACAGGCACACTTACCCAAAACAAAATGACCGTAAAAACTTATTTCAACCTTGAGGGTGAAATAGTTGTCGAGCGTAATTCAAAAAACAGTGCTACCGACGATGCGAAATTGCTTGCCAAAGCCATGATACTGAACTCAGATGCAACTTACGAAAACAGCAAAGGCACAGGCGATCCAACAGAAATTGCATTACTCCTTCTTGGAGATGATTTGGGAATTGATAGAAAGAAATTAAACACTCAGGCCAGTCGTGCCAGTGAGCTTTCTTTCGATTCCGATCGGAAATTAATGTCAACACTATACCAAGAAAACAAAGAATTTACGGTTTATACAAAGGGGGCAATCGGTAATCTTATTAAAATTTCAACACGAGTTTTAGAAAAAGGGCAAGTAATTCCGATTACCAAAGAGCACAAAAAAAGATATCTCGATGCAGCGGAGATAATGTCGGACAATGCACTCCGTACGCTTGGCGTGGGGTATAAGCCGGTTGATTCCGTAATTGAAGGTGCTGAAATGGAGAAAGACCTCATTTTAGTTGGGCTTGTAGGTATGATTGACCCGCCTCGGCCTGAAGTGAAAGAATCTATTCAAAAAGCAAAACTTGCGGGTATTACTACTATCATGATTACTGGCGACCATAAGAATACCGCATTCGCCATTGCCCGCGAACTGGGGATGGCTGACTCTATTGACCAATCTATTACGGGCGAGGCGTTAGATGATCTTTCGGAAAAAGAACTCGCAGAAAAAATTACACAGTATCGTGTGTTTGCGAGGGTTTCACCCGAACACAAAGTCAAAATTGTGCATGCCCTCAAGTCGCATGGTAATATTGTTTCCATGACCGGCGACGGAGTAAACGATGCCCCCTCGCTCAATGCTGCCGATATTGGTGTGGCAATGGGAATAACTGGCACCGATGTGGCCAAAGGTGCATCTGATATGATTCTGATGGACGACAATTTTGCAACCATTGTTTCAGCCATAGAACAAGGTCGGAATATCTACAGTAATATAAAAAAGGCCGTTGTCTTTTTGCTTACGTGTAATTTGGGCGAAGTAATTGCCATGTTTGTTACGCTTATGATGGGTTTAGCAGCCCCGTTAATTGCTACTCAACTGTTGTGGATTAACCTAATTACTGACTCTTTTCCTGCTATTGCGTTAGGTATGGATCCAGGAACTCCCGATGTGATGAAAGAAAAACCACGCGATGCAAAAGAAAGTTTCTTTGCCGGAGGAGCGGGATTTCATATTATTCTTGGTGGTATGTTAATTGGTGCGCTAACAATCCTCGCTTTTTGGTACGGTTATTACGAACATGGATTCAGCCCGTTTGACAAATCAGCTCCAGTAAACACGGTTGAATATGCCCGGACCATGGCTTTCATGGTACTAGTATTGTGCCAGATGTTTTTCTCGCTTGCTGTCAGAAACAGCTCAAAATCAATTTTCCAGATTGGGATATTCACCAATAAATACCTAGTAGGAGCAATTGTATTGGGTGTTCTGTTACAGCTAATGGTTATCATGGTTCCATTTATGCAAAGGGCATTTCATTTGCAAATGCTTGATTTGAGAGGTTGGTTAATTGCGATTTCTTTAGGTTTGGTTCCGCTGTTTGTAAATGAGATTATCAAAATATTTATCCGGGTACGGGCAAATCGAATCAGGCATACAAATGAAAAGATTTAA